From Salvelinus sp. IW2-2015 linkage group LG33, ASM291031v2, whole genome shotgun sequence, one genomic window encodes:
- the LOC111958189 gene encoding survival motor neuron protein 1: protein MANGCKDMLFARGAGQSDDSDIWDDTALIKAYDKAVASFKTALKDEEDTTISKKDNPGKKRKNHKKNRSRKRSGAPSDKEWQVGEPCCAYWSEDGKLYAATISSIDEKRGTCIVVFTDYGNEEEQNLRDLLTESSEVEEEAPDKVKEAESSTKESDRSSAPHSQAPRSKPKSKSPKVPPMWGPGFPGFPPGPPPMPGFRMGDSRRPGASGPAPPGWPPMMASGPPMIPPPPPMSPDGEDDEALGSMLIAWYMSGYHTGYYLGLKQGRKEAAGKKAHHK from the exons ATGGCAAATGGGTGTAAAGATATGCTTTTTGCTCGTGGAGCTGGACAA AGTGATGATTCTGACATCTGGGATGACACTGCACTGATAAAGGCCTACGACAAAGCAGTTGCGTCATTTAAG ACTGCCCTGAAGGATGAGGAGGACACGACAATCTCAAAGAAAGACAACCCTGGCAAGAAACGGAAAAACCACAAAAAGAACCGCAGCAGAAAGAGAAGCGGTGCTCCTTCCGATAAAGAG TGGCAAGTCGGCGAGCCCTGCTGTGCCTACTGGTCTGAAGACGGCAAGCTTTACGCTGCCACCATCTCCTCCATAGACGAGAAGAGGGGCACCTGTATAGTTGTGTTCACAGACTATGGGAACGAGGAGGAGCAGAACCTCCGAGACCTTCTGACTGAGAGCTCCGAGGTAGAGGAGGAAGCCCCCGACAAG GTTAAAGAAGCAGAGTCTTCTACAAAGGAGAGCGATAGGTCGTCCGCCCCTCACAGTCAGGCTCCACGCTCTAAACCCAAATCCAAATCCCCCAAAGTACCTCCGATGTGGGGTCCAGGTTTCCCTGGCTTTCCCCCAGGTCCCCCTCCCATGCCTGGCTTCAGAATG GGAGACTCTAGACGACCTGGGGCCTCCGGGCCTGCCCCTCCGGGATGGCCTCCCATGATGGCCTCTGGGCCACCG AtgatccctccccctccccccatgaGTCCAGACGGAGAGGACGATGAGGCCTTGGGAAGTATGCTGATCGCCTGGTACATGAGTGGATACCACACCGGATACTACCTG GGGTTAAAGCAAGGCCGCAAAGAAGCTGCTGGAAAGAAGGCTCACCACAAGTGA